In Candidatus Methylomirabilota bacterium, the following proteins share a genomic window:
- the pcaD gene encoding 3-oxoadipate enol-lactonase — MKLTANGIEIHYTVEGDGPVITMSHALGCNLSLWDEQAKALSGRYRVLRYDTRGHGQTSVPPGPYSLEQMADDLHGLLTGLSVTATHFVGISMGGMIGQIFALKYPSMVRSLVLCSTTSRYPSAVRSTWVERIRTVETKGMKPMVEPAIERWFTAAFLERRQGVIDGVRAMIRGTPPQGYIGCCYAIPTIDVTDRLGNVRCPALVIAGENDPGTPVTMAQEIRAALPSSEIAILRAASHLCNLEQPEAFNHVLLGFLDKVTG; from the coding sequence ATGAAGCTCACTGCTAACGGCATCGAGATCCACTACACGGTCGAGGGAGATGGGCCGGTGATAACGATGAGCCACGCCCTCGGGTGCAACCTCTCTCTCTGGGACGAGCAGGCTAAGGCACTCAGCGGGCGCTATCGGGTACTCAGGTACGATACGCGAGGGCATGGTCAGACCAGCGTTCCTCCCGGCCCTTACAGCCTCGAACAGATGGCTGACGACCTGCACGGACTGCTTACCGGACTTAGCGTCACAGCGACGCACTTCGTGGGAATTTCCATGGGTGGAATGATCGGCCAGATCTTTGCGCTGAAGTACCCGTCGATGGTCCGAAGCCTGGTCCTCTGCTCCACCACCAGTCGCTACCCGTCCGCCGTCCGGTCAACCTGGGTGGAGCGAATCCGCACCGTGGAAACGAAGGGGATGAAACCGATGGTGGAGCCGGCGATTGAGCGGTGGTTCACGGCGGCGTTTCTGGAGCGTCGTCAGGGTGTGATAGACGGTGTACGCGCCATGATCAGAGGTACGCCTCCACAGGGGTATATCGGCTGCTGCTACGCAATCCCGACGATCGACGTGACCGATCGTCTCGGTAACGTTCGCTGCCCGGCCCTCGTCATTGCGGGTGAGAACGATCCCGGGACTCCGGTTACCATGGCGCAGGAGATTCGCGCCGCCCTCCCCTCCTCCGAAATCGCCATTCTGCGTGCCGCTTCGCATCTCTGCAACCTGGAGCAACCGGAAGCGTTCAATCATGTTTTGCTCGGATTCCTCGACAAGGTAACTGGGTAA